The genomic DNA TCACGGTTTACACTAatttgcacatacattactgatgtgGGTTTTTTTGGGATACAAGTGAAagtggatgtccactacttggacaaccccttctcatcccTTTTGTTCTCCCCCTTTAAAAATAATCCTATACCCTGCTCTAGTGCGTCTGCGGTTACAGCGATCTCTGAAGCCGCGTTcccggggcccacgtgacattatGACACCCAGGTCCCGCGACCAATCAGTGGCCgacgtctgtctccccgccttcggacatttgaaCAGGATGTGAGCGCAgccctgacttcctgctcaaatgtccaaaggtgtGGAGGAGGAAGCCGGCCACTGATTGGTCTCGGGACCTGTGTGtcctaacaatgtcacatgggcccagagaacgcggcttcagacatcgctgggaCCGCGGCCGCATCGGAggcgagtataggcttatttatttttacaggagcAAATGaggggaatgagaagaggttgtccaagtagtggacatccccctgAATGATACAACGCAGAGGGAAATGTGTAAACCCTACCCAGAGACACATCACTTCAACATATACAATCCCTTCATCAGGACTGGACAAACTGTGGCAGGGAAGACAAGTAGGAATTTGCCACTGGGGACTGACTTGGTCCGGTGACCTCAGCCGATACATCCTGAGACCGTGAGTGTCGGCCTTAGGATATTTCATACAGCTATGAAATCTTTGTAGTGCATTGACAAAAAGGACATTTTAGATGCTTCCTGGTATAAGTAGTGTCTAAAGTCTGCATGGATTCCGCCAGCCTCGCTCTTCAGTCTCCACTACAGAGAGGTTTGTTAACTTCAGATACAAAAGTTTGATGATTGATGGCCGTCGCCTTGTGCTCTTCCTTAGGTTCCTTGGATTCCTGTTGATCCTCTTGATCCAGATCTAGGTTTATATCCAGCGTATGGTGAAACACGGCCTGTGCACGTGACAGTGAAGGCCGGAGAAATGCTGTATCTGCCTTCTCTTTGGTTTCATCATGTCCGCCAGTCCCACGGTTGTATAGCAGGTGAGGTAATTAAACatttataggtttttttcctttttcagCTGCACTTTATTTGCTCTTCCTGGGTTCAGCGCTGAGTCTCCGCCGTTGCTCCCAGTGTCTTTTATTGTATACAGCACGGACATCTTTGGCTGCAGCGTTGTccaaatcagtgagctcagtggctcgaACCGGCAACTCAGACAGAGTTAACTGATTTGGCTACAGTGCTGTCAACATGATGTCAGGGCTGCAGACAATGATAGGCACCAGGAGCAGAAATGGACCTGGGGAGGGCAAGTAAAGCAAAGTTGATGTTTTTTTGCAGTCTGGTGACAGTTTCTCAACAAGTGAAAGGAATACATCAGCACCGTAACTTCGACTTTGGATGTGAAGGGGTTGTGCGGCACATCTCGTTTCTGCATCGGGCATAGAGAGACGATCCTGCGCATCTTGTAGGACAGTTGTGGAGATGAATGTGTCATCTGGCACTTAGCAGGGTCTCTCCACAACAAATGCAGAAGTAGATGTTACTACACAGCCTCTCGTAGTGTTCTCTCCTCCAGTCCATATTAACAGACAATCATGGAAAGATATGTTCACAGGATTCAAATCACTTGATGAATTTTCTGAACCGGTCTTATTCATGTGGAGCAGGCTTGCAGAAATCCATGCACCTGCTGCACAACCTCGCTCACATGTACAAAATAGATGTTATAGATACTGGAGAAGAGAATGGATATATTGCCGTGCTACCACCAATGCGAAAAAGTGTTGATTGATATTAGTATTTTATTTTACAGGTCGACGAGTTTCTAGGATCAagttcccttcctcaggaccatggaaatctgttgacttgatcccagaaacgcgAAGACCTGTAAAATAAAATACTAATATCAATCAACACTTTTTTCGCATTGGTGGTAGCGTGGCTATACATCCATTCTCTTCTCTTCAGTATCTACAAGATCATCCACGTGGAGCTGCAGCAACCGCCATTATATCATATACctttataggagttgtgcctgccaGGTGAGTGCTTTTCATTTTACTCAACTCGCCTTTTATCTGGTAAAGCCCTATTTTGCAATCTCTATTGTTTTATCTTATACAAAATAGATTTTGAGATGCAGAAATATGTGTAGCACGTCAGCCACATCTGGACTTCTTAAGAAGTTACTTGTGAGAGCTGAGTGCTCGTAGGTATTTAGTGGCTGCTCTCTCCCGGCCACTAACGCAAACTGTAtatttaaggctctgttcacactagaaaaaggacttttctcaagaaatttcttgagtctgaaagattagcgcacatgtggtaaaaaacaaaaaacgcaccaaaaaccgcatgcgtttttaccacgtttttatgcgtttttggtgcggtttttccgcagattggtccctgcagtttttttgccattatctatggcaaaaaacgcaggtacctgtagaaaaaagtgacatgctcattctttttctcaagaaattctgcagaacgaatgttcttgagaaaaaacagtgtgcgcacagctatttgttTTTCCatattttgctggggaatgtctgcaggaaggttgcaaccattttctcaagaaatttctgcagcaatacccacaaaaaacgcagtgtgcgcacaaggcctaatggTTGTCTTTTCCTTTTCAGTGAATTACTGGTATGATATGGAGTACGACCTGAAATACCATTATTTTCAGCTTTTGGATTCACTCACTAAAAGCATCGGAAATTTGTGAATGGACCATGGAAAAATAAAGTCAAAAACAAAATACTACTTATCAGCTCTCCTTTAGTCCTGGGTAATATTCCACAGATCCATAACTGGTGCGGGATGCAAGGATAAAAAAATCCCAGCTGGGTTTTGGGTCATAActaaaacagaaaaaaatccagcaatgCTGAAAAACTATGTAAAAACACACTTTATTCAAGAATCCATTAAAAGTGCAAAAAGGTGTCAAACAAAGAAAAGCATCAGGTGACGCGTTTCGAACTAAATTAGTTCTTAATCATTTAGAAAAATAAAGCCGAAGCATCCGTGTGCCATGAGACGGACGTGACCCGGTACGTGCAAATGTGAGGAACAAGGCAAAGTGGAATCAGGATTTGTAGATGTTGGAGCATCTGTGCAGGGAAATGCTGGATGTCCTGGGAATTAATTCTTCAAAAATCAGAATATGGTAACGGTGCAAAACATTACACTTCCGGTCTAAGAAGATGCACAGTGATCTTCATAAAAGGATTAATTATTGGTGCCCTCTCCAGTACTGCAGCGGTTGAGAGGTCTCTCCCTATTTATGTATATggaaagctgaggaaggagaagccaAAATTAGTTGCCCAGTAAACGCTTCTCTCTCTGCCAGgctcattttttgttttttagcTGTTTTCCTGGTAATGCCAGAACGATTTATAGCCATTAATAATTTGGGACCCTGTAGACTTGATGTTGCCAGCATCCCCATAACACACCCTACAGGGGCATAAGGGAAAAGAAATGCCTAGGGGTCTGTTCACACAGTGCAGTgaaatcattttttttattattattattaataataataagacCGTGACAGTTTTACTGCATAGTGTAAATTAGTCCTTAAAATGGTTCTCTTTTTCAAAAGCAAATCTACCTCTtagaccacgtgcacacgttgagtatttgtggAGGTTTTTTAATCTCAGTATTTgttgccaaaactaggagtgggtgataaatccagaagtggtgctgtgtttctattatacgtttCCACTGATTGTTCCACTCNNNNNNNNNNNNNNNNNNNNNNNNNNNNNNNNNNNNNNNNNNNNNNNNNNNNNNNNNNNNNNNNNNNNNNNNNNNNNNNNNNNNNNNNNNNNNNNNNNNNNNNNNNNNNNNNNNNNNNNNNNNNNNNNNNNNNNNNNNNNNNNNNNNNNNNNNNNNNNNNNNNNNNNNNNNNNNNNNNNNNNNNNNNNNNNNNNNNNNNNAATTTCTTTTTCCAATTttggccaattttttttctttttacatatcaaaatctgtattaaaaattagaaatcttgcaatttgcaCACTGACCATTGGGGCTCTTTGACTCCCCGTTGTTTCAGATTATGTACATGTACATCAGCAGCAATAGACTGACTCCATCCCAATTTTATATAGTGAAGCATctcatgagcgtgtgcaaaggtcattgtgacggGGGTAGGGCAGGTCAGCTGTCATATCACCTATTGTCATTtggggatcctgtgttatcaacgGAGTATAGAGTGGTTACCTGTCATTAATGGGAGGGGCAGGAgttaagctgtgacatcacctattgtaattgGTGGATCTCTGGCTTCAACTGAGTGTAGAGTGGttaacagtcattgtacaggaggggaggaagtgagctgtgacattgcctacTGTGATTGGTGGACCTGTGTTATCAGCAGAGTATAGGGTGGTTACCTGTCATTGTACAggtggggaggaggtgagctgtgacatcgcctacaGTGATCAGTGAATCCTGTGTtattagctgtgtatagaggtgtaatCAATTGTTATTCCGGAAGAGGTGAGCCGCGACAACAACTGATTACACCTCTATcagttgtatatagaggtgtaatcagTTGTTGTCGCAGCTCACCTCTTCCGCCTTCTGAAGAACAACTGattacacctctatacacagctaataACACAGGATTCACTGATCACtgtaggcgatgtcacagctcacctcctccccctcctgtacatcaCCTATTGTGTTGTATCTGTTATCAGCTGAGTATAGAGGTGTTTTCTGTCATTGTAGTCTTGTCTCTGATGATTAGGAGCCTGCTGAAAACGCTTTCTGAAAGGACCATAAGTATAAGGCTAAAAAAGCCCTTGTGGCCAGTGTAACAACTGCATGATTACTCTTTTagcttgttgtttttgttttttttgtttgtttgtttttttaaataaagatgtGAAATCCCCAAATTTTTTTTAGGTGGGGTCAAAAGTGAAGTCTGCGGCCTTCTGCCCCACTACACTGGCTGCATTGGGGGCTCTATCTTAATTTAAtccttttttggggttttttagaTGTGTAATAATGGTGGAAGGAGATAAAAGTGCACAATAGAGGCACAGTTTGAGCCCCTGAAGGCTATGGGTGCTGTATTATCGGTCCATACAGCTAATCCTATTACCAGTGTGTTATATGACCATCGATGGGAGCCGTGAGACAAAAATCTGAGAGATTGGTCATGATTAGTCTGTATTTCCATCTCTTCTAGGACCTGGCCCATTTCCTGCCATCATCGATCTCTATGGAACAGGCGGAGGTCTCATGGAGCACAGAGCCAGTCTGTTGGCCAGTCATGGCTTCTGCACTATGGCACTGGCATATTTCGACTATGAAGACCTTCCAAAAATCCTTGGGGGGCTTCATTTAGATTACTTTGGAAATGCACTGGAGTTTCTCAGATGCCACCCGAaggtatttttgtgttttttgttgtttgtttttttttttgcttttgtcttCATTTTCTCCAGCAGTGCTACTTTTAACAATCTCTTCCCAAATATCTAGCATCCGCGCTCCCTAGATATGTAATGGAGCACTGTAGAAATGAGCAGGTAATTTGGAAAAGGATTAATAATAGACAATCCCAAAATATCTGATGAGTTGTCAGCACTCCAGCTGTTGTGAAACTAAAACTCCCAGCATTCCTTGACTGAGGCCGGTTGTCCGGGTATGTTGGGAGTTGAGAGTTGAGGGTTCTAGGGCTGTATTGTCACACAAagattttcacaaactttgccgactgtcatggcggccatgggttctgttcagactacatatTCTGAtactccgcctgataacttctctgggaTCTGTAATCCACACAGGCTGACTCAGACatcgaccaacagattggtagttgataggcaggctagcaagagttgatctctgctggtctgcttgtgagtcatctttgatcacatgttgtggggaagccaattgcatctgctctcctcctatatatgctggctgaatccttccacctatgccagctatagttttacTCTGGATCACCACACCTTCCCCAAATCAACTTGATACCTGTTGCTGTGTGCAATTGGGAAGTTTACCCTCGTTGCCTTTTTGTTGCTTTTGTTTTtctccttaagctgggtttacacactgcaacatcgcaaaggacatcgctgtaacgtcaccggtttggtgacgcaatagcgacctccctaagtctctgctaagtctctggtgagcgttcaaacaggcaaacctggccaacaacacaacagcgatccggacctgcagagcgacctagctggttgttggggacgttgataagcagccttttgaaagggaagttgctaacaaagtcgctgcaaagtcttcacacactgaaacttcatgctgcacagcgggaaacaaaggacctaggaatggtcctgaacgatttgtaacgattacaacttcacagcaggggccgggtcgctgataggtttcacacactgcaacatcgcaaacaacatcgctattgcgtcacaaaaccggtgacgttacagcgatgtcgtttgagatgttgcagtgtgtaaacccagctttagtctttgtctattcgtgtgtgtgtgggcAGTGGGGTTAAGCTTtgtttttcccttgtttgtctttctctatcatctcactcctgccccatccctccctggggggtagacttatttctcaggagtatagaaaggcaCAGGACCCCGGTGTCATCACCATTAAGAGTAATCCAGAGATGAGGTACAGCACAGGAGGGAGTcctctgtcccttgctatcctgaaGTGACATTTATACAGGGACCAGAGGTGTGGAAAAGCAGTCGGACCGTACACATATTTTGTAGAACATTTTCTAAATACACAAGATCTTTTGATAATCTGCTTTTTAATACTGTTGTAGGTCAACAAAGAAAGGATTGGAGTCATTGGTATCTCGAAAGGTGCGGATTTGGCTCTCAGCATGGCAACTTTCCTTCCTGGGATTAAAGCGGTCGTCAGCGTCTGTGGCTGCGGTGCCAACACATTCGCCCCTCTGCCATGTGGTGAGTTTGTAATTCCGTGCCTTGGGTTCAGCGCTGAGAAGATTAAGCTCACAGAAAATGGTGAATTTGACTTTTCGGAATCCATGGATGATCTGTTGGATCCAGAAAATTCCGAGTGTCTTATTCCAGTAGAACGGTCCTCCGCGGCTTTTCTTATTTTGAGCGGATTAGATGACAAAAACTGGCCCAGCGCCGCATACGCCGATCAGCTGGTCGCCCGTCTGAGGGAGCATCGGAAGGACGTGGAGGGTCACACCTATCCTGGAGCCGGCCACCTGCTGGAGCCTCCGTACATGCCGCTGTGCCATGCCTCCCACCACAAACTACTGGGTATGCCAATATTGTGGGGAGGGCAAATGATGGAACACGCCAAAGCACAGGAAGACGCCTGGAAAAAAATCTTAACTTTTTTCTCCAAGCACCTTAAAGGGACAAACTTTGCGATGTGCCGCCTCTAATACCAATGTTCGACCTTAGACTATGCATATGATTGGTGTCAGAGAACTAAATGGCAGCCGTAGAGAGAAATTTAAGTTTCTACAAACCCCGATTAATCAATTACAGTTCTGTTTACCAACAATGTACTAATAAAGATTGTCCATATAACGTCACTGTTAATTATTACGCATCCATATTGCATTTGCAGGAAGCTAAGAAATTCGTCCATCATGTCCATAGGCCCTAATTCAGCCCAAGGAGGCTAAAAGTATATCCTCGTGGCCTCTGGGCGGGTAAGATATGTTGGTACACAGTTTTCTGCAGTATGAAATGGCACAGGTCCTTAGACCATAAAGAGTCATCCTATGTCAAGAAATCCTTCTGACGTGTCCTGTATATTCCGCATgacagcagccttaggctatgtgcacatgctgtgtttttttgccgcatttttgctcgtttttcaggtgtgtttttggtctcaaaactgcatgcacttccttccccagcaaagtctgagttttcatttttgctgtccgcacagtgcagttttgttttaggtgcgtttttgtggtgactgcaaagatgcaacatgtcaattatttcagcgtttttgccagcttttttcacccatgcaatgcattggaagaaacgtatgcgttttttggatgcgtttccgcaggtgcgttttttgcggccaaaaacacacacaaatgctgcatctttgtggtcagaaaaaaaggcagtgtgcgcacatagccttacactggcaGATGCCCGGTGGACCGCCTCTTGGAGGGATTAGTTTCCATGTCAGGCTTTGTTCACATATGTGTGTGTTTTCTTCCATCAGGTTTTGGTTCGTCTCAACGGTATATCATGCTGTTTTCTCCTTTGCAGTAAAAGCAACTGAACCCTGACTGACCTCTGGTGAATGGTGGTTTATGACTTAGGTCACGGATCCTGTAACAATGGAAGCCACGGTGCCTGGGTAAACATTGCTTAGGCTGCATTTATACATCCATTGTGCACCTTcttgtgctgtccattttttagCCAGACATCACacggacttaaggccgctttacacgcagcaacatcgctaaagagatgtcgtcggggtcacggaattcgtaattcacatccggcctcgttagcgacgttgttacgtgtgacacgcaggagcgaccgttaacgagcgataataccatatcgttgctcgttgacacgctgctctattcccaaatatcgctgctggaggtacaatgttgttcgtcgttcctgcggcagcactcaatgaggaaggaaggaggtgggcgggatgtttgtcctgctcatctcctcccctccgcttctattgggcggccgctgtgtgacgtcgctgtgacgccgaacaaaccacccccttagaaaggaggcggttcgccggtcacagcgacgtggctaggcaggtaagtacatgtgacgggtctgagcaatgttgtgcaccacgggcagtgatttgcccgtgacgcacaaccgacgggagtggttatgcacgctagcgatctcactagcgagatcactgcgtgtaaagcggcctttaggctacgtgcccaccatcagtgtttgcagcgctttggatgtagagtgtttttgctgcgtctaaaatgatgcattgtacagtacaagcacagtggatggatttctagaaatcccatggccactgtgtGTGTACGGcccacagcaaaaactgacctgcggtgcggctttccaaaccgtaagcatgtccattctttcctgtggagacacaagcgtcctccgtatggagaacacaagcaggagacagcagcgccccgaaccctgatcgtgggcacgggcagttgcgttctcctgcagaggagacttgcggccccgcagatcaggacccgccacgtccaggattgtgggcacatacccttagagtttTATTGATCCATTCACACATTAGTTTTGCAGATCAGACTTGGCCATCAGAGTCTTTGGGGATCTCTTAAAAACGGATGACAGACTTCAAATTCCTAAGCAACAGTTCAGACCATCTTCCTGCTTCAGTTTTTAATATGGGGTgagaaaaaaattgatgaaataAAAGGACACGAGAAAAAgtcaattttactttttttttaagttCCAAACTGTCTTTTTCGCCAAACAATTACATGATTCTTTTGTTGCACCAATAGAGGGAGCTGCGTCCATTCTGTTTATATAGTTATACTCCATAGTAAAAGTATAAGGTAAGCTTTCCCATAGGGGCGGTAATGCTTTATTCCTATTTATTTATAGCTTCGTCGTTTGCATTAGTCTTTTTAGGACCTTTTTAATTTTGTGTAGTAACAAAAAATGTTTGATAAAAGAGGAATCTTGAAATTGCCTACACTTTGTATCCAATTAACGTTCTCTCTTTTATGCATAATACAACCAAGCTGTTTTGGGTACTTCAATTTTTGGTGGATAGATTCATGCACTCACCAAAACCAATAATGCAGCCTTCAACTCTCCTTCCCTCCTGCTTATACAGCCAAACCTGGATCCGAGATCTATTTTGTAGATATCTGAAAGATGTCGGCTGAACCATCACTTTATGTATTTTCTGCTGTCCGCGATATGCCATTTTCAACAGACATCACATGTcggtctgttttttttattttttttttccacgttATAATTTATTCTGACATCGTTCGAGACAAACcgatggtaaaaaaataaaattaaccaAAAATATACCCTTTAAAAATCAGCCTTTATTAAATTTACGTTAAAAAATCACCCAATGTaaatcacaaaaatatatatacaaaaatagaagaaaaagggaggagggtatAGTGTTCACCCTAAAAATTTCCcctccctcctgtcctctacctaccgcggaggtcggcaccctaggcctGATACGAGTATGGCGCCCCTACTCAACGGCGGCTGTCCCTAAGGAAGCCCTATACGGCCCTTCCGACAGTTATGATATTAAAGGACAGATAGGTAGGGTATGCTTAATGTAGTGGACAGGATAAAAAGACACTCAAATACCCCTCAACTTATGCTGATATTGATTGTTGGATAGGAGCGAGTCCACAGTAGAACACAATTGGGACCTTGTAACGTTCTCCAAACCAACAAGGGGTCAGACCATATAGATAAAGTGTCTGATACCCCAACAGGACTACCTCTGGTTGCTACCCCCTATCTTTAATATTGATAGATATAGACAAGAGAGCTACCACAATATTGGCAATAAATGGAAAAAAGTGCATATGATTCAGGAACTAGAGTGCTACTATAGTTAAATGCACATGACCCCATTCACAGTGCACACGGTCAGGTACAGCTGTCCTCTAAGATGTAAATGTCCATCACATAAGGTGCCAATGCATAGAAGTGCAGCAAAGTTAAAAGCAGCCTAGTTGTTAACCTCTATTCTCTGTGTTGATGAGCACAAGCAAAAATTAGCAATCAATGGATAGAAGTGCAAAGTGCATATGATTAAAGAGCCAACATGCTACTACAATCTAATGCACATAATCCCATTCACAATTCATATACTGAGGTATAGCTGTCCTTTAAAGTGCAAATGCTTATTAAATAGTGTGCCAATACATAAGATGCAGTGGAGTTGATAGTAGCCAAACAAAAAAGAGGTAGTCAATATCACTTATCGTATTGAGGTCACATGTGCGTCTCAGTGATGCCTCAaatttgcctcaacgcgtttctccgtcagcggttcatcaggaggcttgatactaAATCGTGCGACAACAGGATGCCATAATGTCATGATGAGGACATTATGGCATCCTGTTGTCGCATTATTTTAAAGGGGTTTAACACAGAGATTgacaaggggttgtctgagtaatgGACGACCTCTTTTAAGGCAAGGTGCCTTTAATTAGAATAACAAAAAAGTATCTTGTTTGCCATAGATTAAATAAAATAACTAAAATGTCTGAATTTATATCATTATGACATCTGATGAAGAAATGTATAGTGGACCCTTGATGTTTTCCATGCTATGGCTACACTTTAAGGCTTTGGTCCCACTTTGTGTTTCGCCCCCAGATGTGAAATGCAattgatagaaaaaaaataaaaaaacgctccTAAAAGTCACTACTGTATGACGAGCCCTGGACCAGACCAATATTCAGCCCTTTCCTCCATGACAATAGTTCTTCACTTCTGCGCCCGGCATCATGGGTGGCTCCGAAGCTTATTAGGCCCAGCAACATTATGATGCGCCGGGACCTACGGTAGTAAGCAGTTGTCATTGAGGATCGCGGGCGCAGAAGTAAAGACTGGATGTCAGATCAGGgcaatgcaaaaaaacaaaaaacattgctTATTTCTAGTGTTCATGATTAATTTGATAATTAAAATTAATTGCAGTGGTCTGCCTTGTTGATAATGGACACACTGGTTGTGTAAAAATGCACAGCTATTAACTAGGCAAGCCACTTGTAATTTCATTTTTCTCCTAttgcttcattggaggacacagaaaACCTTTGGGTGTAAGCTACTAGGAGGCgcaataaaaaaagttagctcctcctcagtAGTATTCACCCACCAGCCAGAGCCAAGCTGGCCAGTAAGTGTGAAAGCAGTAGGAGAGGCAACAGTAAAGTGAGAACAACATAGTTGAAAGCAACATAACGTTATAGAAGGTCATGCCTCCAAAGAAAGCTCCAAGAAAAGGATTTTACTGTGAGTACCCTAAATCCTCTTTTCTCTTTTTGTTCATTGGGGCACACAGGAAATTAtaggtgtatgctgctgccactaggcaaGAAAAAAGTGTTTGCTCTTCCTCCGTAAGATACACCCACCTACCGGAGC from Anomaloglossus baeobatrachus isolate aAnoBae1 chromosome 12, aAnoBae1.hap1, whole genome shotgun sequence includes the following:
- the LOC142257506 gene encoding acyl-coenzyme A thioesterase 1-like translates to MEHRASLLASHGFCTMALAYFDYEDLPKILGGLHLDYFGNALEFLRCHPKVNKERIGVIGISKGADLALSMATFLPGIKAVVSVCGCGANTFAPLPCGEFVIPCLGFSAEKIKLTENGEFDFSESMDDLLDPENSECLIPVERSSAAFLILSGLDDKNWPSAAYADQLVARLREHRKDVEGHTYPGAGHLLEPPYMPLCHASHHKLLGMPILWGGQMMEHAKAQEDAWKKILTFFSKHLKGTNFAMCRL